The Lasioglossum baleicum chromosome 10, iyLasBale1, whole genome shotgun sequence genome contains the following window.
ggaggatgcaatttttaaaagggtaaagaattctaacggagaaataataaattgattaaaaatatgCTGGACGCGTTTTTTGAGAAATGAaccatataaaattttctataaaatatcaatggatgagaatgcagagtttaaaatactgaatttattaccacgtcggggtagaccaagaaaattcgaaaatattgtgtTAACACCaccagacaagaaagcgagttaataaaaaggtggtaaaaatggaaagaaatgtttattattgcagaaagatccgccgtctatgaATTTGGAGTTACATATCCAGTATAGAGGATGTAATCCTcacatgcaagataaaaatttgttGTTCCATACCCGTTAACCGGTTCGCTTGTGTTATATTGTAGAAAATCGGCATCAGACCAATTATTGTTCCATGACTACATAATTATCGTATGCAATCATTCCTCGTTACGCGGGTCGTTTTAATGAACGAGCATTGAAGCTGATGAACACACGACGATACGTTACTAACACCGGCATTGTTTAATTGTTTACAAGCGTATCGGAGTGAGAAACGAGAATCACCTAATTAGGGTCGCCGCAGTACACATATAGATCACGTTTAAAAGAATCCATAGATACCAGAACGATCTCGGGACCAAGCCTCAACAGTTACATAAAAATGATCGCGGTTTCGTGCTATCGTTGAAATTTGTTGCGTCGAATTGCGACACCGCGATCAATTTACAACTCACCAGGGGAACAGGCCTTGCATTGCATCGGATCTTGCAattctcatttttttttgtcCCGCAACCGCCATTGCATCACCAATCTCGTTTGATGATTCTAATGACAACGACTAATGGCTAAATCGTCCAGGCAATTCAACTCGTCGCTTAGCGGTGTGGTCCATTAATTTCCATTATTGTTCTGAAAGATTTACGATCGCCTAATTTTTCCGCATCTCGTTAGGCCGTTTCCGCAAATTAACAGTTCCTCGCTCGGGGCCCCGAGCAAATGcgggccccgaacacaaaccaagatccaaattctacgtttttctcataaagttatttagttggggttaggggccccgaaattcctactttgcccaaggcccgaactagttataacgcgctactgatgTCTGCATGTTTATTTAGCAATCGGTACATTTATTTGCAGATCCCCAGGTGATCCCCGATTATTTGGAAGGAAACTCGTTCCAGCAGCGGCTGATCTGCAAAATGGCGGACACCGGAAGGTGAGGAACCGTCACTTAAATTTTCGTGTGCTAGATTGTGGgcctttatggaaaataaaaatgctctgcattgatttcatcccttaaaaacaacgttacaatattccccaatttttctaatctcttactggtttatatttcacccagccaatcaATTTAGCACACTTCCATTTATGTAATTTCTTCGGTTCGTGTAAAAATTGTGTCTCTTGCGCAGATACGAAGAGCACAACATGTGCAAGACGCGTTCAGCATGCAGCCTGCGAAAACTGAGAGGTAAAGGATTTTCCCAGAGTGCGGGTACCTTTAGACCAGGCCTGGGCAACGTCTTCCCTGCTGTCGCTTCACGACCCCCACTTACCGTGTTATACCTCGCGTAactggcgcacagtggtccaaatcgagagtgactttttgttataacttttgaaccataagagatatcgggatgaaatttgcactaaaattcatttgaaAAATAGTTAATTTAAACTATagacaaattaatatttttttcatttatcaagcaataatttttaattaattttcattgatatttttcactaaaaaaAAAGTTGCTTAAACCATCTTCCAAACCATTTTTTCTTTCTAAGTGTGTATTTTAGATTTATGTTTTACACATGCAATGTTTCATGGAATgcgtaaaatgtaaatttgtggaatctttttttaatcaacgcatACAAAAAGTACCAAGAATGTAAAAACGCCTCATAactgtgtcaaaagatattttttataataatttataatatttgtcatatattgtatataatatataataatttagtaacatttttttgtagatcttttgtgataaaaatgtgataacaataacggtgttataatataacaataatagcatacaacgaataacatgaaatataaaaaaaatgatatttgtaacaaaaaaaaaacaataataaatataaattttatttaactgcatatcttttaaagctatttaataattaattttaaaacaaaagaatctaaacaaagaaagttgatttttggcaaaatgtcactaaatttctcgattcgGACCACTGTGTGGCGGGGAGGGCCCAGTAGTGGGGAAGGAGGAGTCGCTCGCGAGCCGCAAGTTGCCCAGGCAGGGCTTGTACGCATAGTATCTAAGTACATTTAGATTTGACAGATTGTCCACGTTTCAGACATGATCCCAGCGAGGGTGGTGCTGTACATGCTCTCATTCTCGGGCTTCACCGTCTCCTTCATGATGAGGACCGACATAAACATCGCCCTGGTGGCGATGGTCAAGCAATCATCGGCCACGAACAACGACACCATGGACACGGGCGACTCTCAGTACTGTTACGCAACGCCGAACGCTTCTCTCAATAACAACACGCTGTCCTGGGACCAGGTGCGTCCTCTGCATCCAGAGTTATTGATTTTTCAACGGGAATTATGCTCTTCGTTATCAATCGCCGAGGATAATGTTACCCGGGCCGCGATCTTGTTTCAAAGGCTGCGCAACGAAAGGATATTGAAAAATCTGTTCACGTAACGTCACGTGCATAATCATCGTCCGCGATCTTGTACCGTGGATTCTTCGCGACGGCGGAAACTCTATAATTGCCGCCTCCGCGACTCGATAATTGGCGTTGTTGAAATTGATAGAGCGACCGATTACGTTACGACTGCCCGGACGAGGACACCAATCAGTTTGCGCGGGCCCTTACGTAAAACTTGATTTATTTAACCGCGATCATCTGTCGGGATACTGGACACGCGTTCCACGAAACGATTAGAATTCGCATAAGATCTGAATCAGCGACGAAACTCTTTTTTCTATCGAACGATGTCTCGACGACACTCTTACCGACGTATCGCTGACGCTCTCCCGAGTGAATACACTTTCCACGATAATTAGTTCCGCGACGggtcagttcggataatcgaggctccgGTAAATATGCTTCGAAgtgtgtcgtgtttgggctcgttctAACCGGAAAACTGTCACGAACCCGTTGGTAATGCTGAAAGAATGATCacgaacaaaaataattttcaggAGGAGCAAGGGGAGTTCGAATGGAATTCCACGATCCAGTCTGCCATAAGCGGATCGTTCTACTGGTGCTACATACTCTCGCAAGTAGTCGGGGGCGTGCTGACACAGTACTTGGGTACCAAGGCGGTTTTTGGAGGGTCGCAGCTGATCACTGCGATGTGCAGTCTGCTTATGCCAACCGCGGCGGAGCTTCATTACGGGTTCATCATTGCTCTGAGGAGTATTCAAGGCGTCGCGAGTGTGAGTATCCTAATCTTCGAATGAAACAAACTTCGAGAAATTCCATTCGATTTGATGGTGATttctatgttttttttttcagggACTGACGTGGCCAGCGATGTACGCGGTGGTCGGACACTGGATCCCACCGGTCGAACGTTCGCGCTTCATGTCTTCCTTCCAAGGTAAATCCTCCCCTAACCGAGCACACCGAttactttcttttctttcctgtTACAGTGAAACCTCGATACGTCCGCTTTCTTTTTAGCGTTTCTCGCAATAAACGATTTAATCGAATGATACGCGAGAGAACCCGAGATAACGCTGGTTTTATACGCTTTATGTTGTTTGTGGAGAAACTACTAATGGCACGCTTCTTTCAGAATAAGCGGGAAACGGAAAGatagaaaaaaaatagaaaaatacttTGTTTTTTCAGTCGAAATTCACACACGGTTCGAGGTACCCACACACGAGACCTCGCACGTTTCTCGGTCGATTACGAGACTCTAATAACGAACATACGAACACggtgtatctctctctctttctcctgctCATTCCGATGGACGTGTTTCACTTTGTTTCTGATTCATTCAAGCTCTCCACGTGGTTGCATTCGCCGGACCGAGGGGTATACTCAAACAGCGACCGCTCAACAGCATGAGAAAGGCCGAGTATACTTCCAGCTGGTAGAATCAGCCGGGCTCGAGGGATAAACACGTTTTGTAATGCTTATTTTTTTCCATGACTTGTTTTGTACGTGCGTTTCCCAGCAAGGGAAATCCGTCGACGTCTGTGTTTTATTTTGTCCAAGGAGTTGCGCATAACATCATCATTCTCACTGTACGACTTTCTCGGGCACGCGCGATCGATCAACGAGTCTCGGGATCACCGTGGAATTCCATTTAGGCTAGGTCTCGCACGAACAGTTTAGCGTTTAACGTTCTAAAATGAGGATTAGCAGAACTACACGATCAGACAGCACGTCATTTAATGAATACATTCAATACCGCAGATATTAAAGCCCAAATACATTTAATCTGAATTTAGTGTAACTTCGTTAAATCGAGGCTTCACAACAAATGGAATTCCGCGGTACACGTCACGACTTATACTGTTGCCCGTAATCATATTGTAGAAGTACGCGGCTAGCCTTGGTACGTGTAAACTCGAACGTCTTCAGTCTCACAGGCAAGATCGATATGATTGGACTCACGAAACTCATTTGGGCATTTCTTTTGATCATGTTTGAGTATTTGGACTGTGTTTCATTGCACCAACGAAAGAATGAATGTTCATACAATTCACCATGAAACGCTTGTACCATGTTAATAAAATCAAGGCTGAGTttgaaaaatagaagaaaatgttagcCAGTACCGAAGAGAACAATAAATCGTTTTCCTTGATATATTTTCAGGTACAGGGATTTCATTGTCATATTGTAGCAACCACGCCTCGTGCACTCATCATCATCCTCCCGTACTAAGTCTCTACTTGAATCGCTTTACAGGGTGAAATATAGCGCCACCGTTGAAGAGCGAATCGTCGCCAAGAACGAAATCGTACACGAGCCAAGGCGAAGCCATTCGACAAGCATCATGTTTCAGCTTCGTTCCGGGTCGTGGGGTGAGCCACTCCTAACGTCTAGATTATCTATATTCAGGGTTCAGCTTTGGCATCGGGATTACCTATCCACTGTGCGGATTCATCATTGCCCATTTCGGATGGAGAGTGGTCTTCTACACGACCGGCACCGTCGGCATCTTCTGGTGCCTCTTCTGGTACTTCTTTGCCTTCGACACTCCCGCCGATCATCCGAGAATATCGCAGCAGGAGCTACGCTACATCCAAGAGAGCGTTGGCGACCAGGTTCACAGGACCCAAGAGGTACTACCGTAGTTACCTTGATCTTCATTCTCACCGAAAATACTTCGCGAGCAGTGTGATAGAAGGCTTTTATCATTTTGCAACTCGAGGAGGTAGCATTACCCAGGACCAATGTGGCTTCTCAGTTGTCGAAGTTGCGTACCCACAAAGATACCTGTAGCTTCATCATTTTCTGGGACTCGTTCAATGTGGCTTATCAGTTGTTTTACGATTAATTCTGGACacttttgttaaaattgtcgaagctgtgGACCCGCAACGACCACCTGTAGCTTCCTCATTTCTGGGACTGGTTTGTTAACGACGTTTTAATCTTATTGTGCAGAGCATGCCAGTTCCGTGGAAGCAAATCCTAACATCGTTGCCAGCCTGGTCAATCGGCATCACGACCTTCGGTAGAATATGGGTGCATTATGTCTTTATTATTTCCGGACCAATGTACATGAAGAAAGTCCTAGGGTTCAGCATCCAAGCAGTGAGTACTTGACGTGTTCTAATTCCCTTTGTTTCCCTGCGTATTGTTTCTGACCTGTGTCGTTGTCTTTCGCAGAACGGAGTGCTGTCGGGTCTACCCTTCATCTGCAGTTACTTCAGCTCCGTTTTGTTCTGCTACATTGCCGATGTCCTAGTCACACGGAAGATCATGTCGCTGACGAACGTCCGCAAGATATTCACCGCTGCCGGTATGCGTTTCGAAATGATCTACGTGAATATAATACTAAACGATGTATATCTCCCAACGTTTGCTTAAACGAGACGCTCTTCGTGTTTCAGCCCAAGTGGTTCCCGGAATATTGTTGGTATTGATCGGTTATCTGGGCTGTGACATCATTCTCGTTTTAGTGATATGGTTCATAGCCGTCACCCTTATCACTGCTGCTTACGCGGGAGCGATGGCGAGCATCGTCGACATCGCGCCAAATTTTGCTGGTAAATAAACGTAACTTAGTTATCCGAAGAGCATTCTCAAACGTTTCTGTTTCACGGTCTATCGTTTCTTCGCAGGTCCAATATTGGCGTTCGCACAGACAATTCACATGTCGGCTAGTTTCCTGTCTCCGATCGTTGCTGGACTGCTTACTCGGCATAGTGTAAGTCGCTGTATCTCATTCAttagtagactacggattttatatgcatttatgacaaaaatggataagcgcaatttcaagcagtggacatattaaaaagaattaaacGCATCAACGTATCGGTTTCGGTTTAAtcagattattaaaagaagaaagacatttttatttcgcaactgtgtcttgcaatcaatgcaaacatttttcattttgcatgaagatccgcagtctatttattagacTTAATTGACATAATGAATGAATTGTTCCTGCAGCAAGCCTTAGATGCCTGGAGGCAAGTTTTCGCTGTGGCAGCGTGCGTAGCCTGCGGCACGTACGTGGTCTACCAGATGTTCGGCACAGCGGACATCCAACCATGGAACTACCCCGACCATAAGTATCCTCAATCCGACAAGGAGGACTTTCAACCCCTAAACGATTCTCCCCGCAAGAACGGGAAGATCGTGAAATCAAACTTGACCGAGGAAGCGTAACAAAAATCACAGTAAAATCTTCAGCGAGAAACGCGCGCACGGCGTTGCGATGACGTGTGTCGGAGCCAATCAGGAATCTCTAAGCCTCGTTCGGTGTACATCGGGAAACTTATATTTTTTCGTAAGGTTCATGTAAATAAAATATCCCGTAGACCTCGTCGAGAGGCGAGAATTAGTACATTCGAACAAGTTCGACACTGTTTGCGATTTCTCGGGGACGCACAAAATGCTCTCGCATCCGTCATTTCTCTTTAAGTAAGTTGATTTACACGTTACTCTGTGATCTAAGCCTCTCTGTTGCCTCGATTGTTGAACGATTGACGAGAATCAAGTAGGCCACTATCGTTCGCGCAGACTGTAACAGTTGTACTGCGTTGTCTTTGATGCGCCGAGACCTGAGGATCGTTTCTAAGCTTCTAAGCTTACTATCGCTGAGGAATTAGGCGTAATGTCTGTCTACGAGTCTAGGTAGAAGTGTTCGTGCCGGCGAAAACGATAAGGAGGATTTAGCTAGTTTCTTTGAAGAGGGACACTGTTAATCATATGTGTATCAAAAAGACTATATGTCTAGGATTCTTTGCTGTACTATAACAACCCTTTAGGACACGCAAGGAGTATGTACTTACGCAATTATCTAACAATAGAGTGAGTAAAGTATAATGTATAAACGAAAAAAAGAcattatattagatgattgcaaaagttcgtgtcTGATATGAGAATAAAGCCCAAGCGATTACACGTTAAAagaacagttttattaaacaattatttagcCTACAAGTGTTGCCTAGCATTTCACAAGTTGGTAGATTCCTTT
Protein-coding sequences here:
- the LOC143212669 gene encoding sialin, coding for MADTGRYEEHNMCKTRSACSLRKLRDMIPARVVLYMLSFSGFTVSFMMRTDINIALVAMVKQSSATNNDTMDTGDSQYCYATPNASLNNNTLSWDQEEQGEFEWNSTIQSAISGSFYWCYILSQVVGGVLTQYLGTKAVFGGSQLITAMCSLLMPTAAELHYGFIIALRSIQGVASGLTWPAMYAVVGHWIPPVERSRFMSSFQGFSFGIGITYPLCGFIIAHFGWRVVFYTTGTVGIFWCLFWYFFAFDTPADHPRISQQELRYIQESVGDQVHRTQESMPVPWKQILTSLPAWSIGITTFGRIWVHYVFIISGPMYMKKVLGFSIQANGVLSGLPFICSYFSSVLFCYIADVLVTRKIMSLTNVRKIFTAAAQVVPGILLVLIGYLGCDIILVLVIWFIAVTLITAAYAGAMASIVDIAPNFAGPILAFAQTIHMSASFLSPIVAGLLTRHSQALDAWRQVFAVAACVACGTYVVYQMFGTADIQPWNYPDHKYPQSDKEDFQPLNDSPRKNGKIVKSNLTEEA